The Aquipuribacter sp. SD81 genomic interval CGACGCCTTCGCCTCCGGCGGCTCCAAGGGCTACGACCACAAGGCGATGGGCATCACGGCTCGCGGTGCCTGGGAGAGCGTGCGCTGGCACTTCGACGAGCTCGGCTGCGACGTCGACACGGACCCGTTCACGGCCGTGGGCGTCGGCGACATGTCCGGCGACGTCTTCGGCAACGGGCTGCTCCTGTCCCGTGCCGTGCGGCTGGTCGCCGCCTTCGACCACCGGCACGTGTTCGTGGACCCCGACCCCGACCCCGAGGCGTCCTGGCGGGAGCGGCGCCGGCTGTTCGAGCTGCCGCGCTCGTCGTGGGGCGACTACGACACGTCGGTCATCAGCGAGGGGGGCGGCGTGTTCCCGCGGGCCGCCAAGGCGGTGACGCTGTCGGCGCGCGCCGCGGCCGCCCTCGGCATGCCCGCCCAGCAGACCACCGTGACGCCCACGGAGATCATCCGCGCCGCGCTCACCGCGCCGGTCGACCTGCTGTGGAACGGCGGCATCGGCACGTACGTCAAGGCCTCCGACGAGAGCCACGCCGAGGTCGGCGACAAGGCGAACGACGGCCTGCGGGTGGACGGGCGCGACCTGCGCTGCCGCGTGGTCGGCGAGGGCGGCAACCTCGGGCTCACGCAGCGCGGACGGGTCGAGGCGGCGCTGGCCGGCGTGCACCTCAACACCGACGCGATCGACAACTCCGCAGGCGTGGACACGAGCGACCACGAGGTCAACATCAAGATCCTGCTCGACCGCGTGGTCGCCGAGGGCGAGCTCACCGACAAGCAGCGCGACCGGCTGCTGTCGGACATGACCGACGACGTCGCCGCGCGCGTGCTCCAGCACAACGTCGACAGCAACGTGCAGCTCGGCGCCGCCCGGCACCAGGCGCCCGAGATGCTGCCGGTGCACCGTCGCCTGCTGCACCAGCTGGAGGCCGCCGGCGCGCTCGACCGCGGGCTGGAGTTCCTGCCCGACGAGGAGACGCTGGACGAGCGGGCCGAGCAGCGACGCGGTCTCGTCTCGCCGGAGCTCGCCGTCGTGTCCGCCTACGCCAAGCTCACCCTCACCGACCAGCTGCTCGACTCCGGCATCCCGGACGAGCTGTGGTCGGAGCACTACCTCGAGCGCTACTTCCCCGAGCGGCTGCGGGAGGCCTACCCGCGCCAGGTCGTCGCCCACCCCCTGCGTCGCGAGATCGTCGCGACCGCCCTCGCCAACGCGATCCTCAACACGTCCGGGACGACCTTCGTGTTCCGGCTCGGGGAGGAGCTCAACACGCTGCCGGACCGGGCGGTGCGGTCGTGGGCCGTCGCGCGGGAGGTCTTCGGCCAGGCGGCGTGGCACGAGGAGGTCCTGCGGCGCTGCGCCGACCTGCCGGCCCCCGTGCGCCTGGAGCTGCTGCTCGACTTCCGGCGCCTGCTGGACCGGGCCTGCCGCTGGCTGCTGCAGAACCGGCCGGACCCGCTGGACGTCGAGGCCGAGGTCGCCCGGACCGGCCCCGTCGTGGACCGGCTGCGCCCGCTCTTCCTCGACGCGGTGCAGGGGCAGGAGCGCTCCGAGCTGCGGGTCCGCGCCGACGAGAAGGTCGAGGCGGGGGTGCCGGAGGACCTCGCCGTGCGCGCCGCGGGCTTCCTCGAGGAGTTCTGCCTCCTCGACGTGTCCGAGATCGCGCTCCGGGAGGACGTGCCGGCCGAGGACGTGCTGCACGTCTACTTCGCGCTGTCGGAGCGCTACGCGGTCGACGGGGTGCTCACCCGCATCACCCAGCTCCCGCGCGACGACCGCTGGCAGGCGCTGGCCCGCGCGGCGCTGCGCTACGACCTGTACTCCGCGCTGGAGGAGCTGACGACCGTCGTCGTGCGGACGACGGGGGACGGGGCGGCCGCCGACCGGGTGCAGCAGTGGGAGTCGGCGAACAGCACGGCGCTGGACCGCGCCCGCGTCACCCTCGACGAGGTGCAGCGACTGCCCGGACGCGACATCGCGCCGCTGTCGGTCGCACTGCGGACCCTGCGCAGCGTCGTCAAGACCGGCACCGCGGGGGACGCCCGGTGACGCGCGGCCGCGCCGGGACGGCGGGTGCCGCATGACGACCATCACCGACATCGTCCGCCGCCACGCGGACCTCGACGACGCCGACGCCGAGTGGCTCCGGACGCTGGTGGGGGACTGGCAGCTCGTCAGCGACCTCTGCTTCGCCGACCTCGTGCTGTGGCTGCAGGACCGCTCCGGCGGTTGGTCGGCCGTCGCGCACGCCCGGCCCAGCACGTGGGCGACCGTGTACTACGACGACGTCGTCGGGACCGTCGCCCGGCCCGGGCTCGCGGACCGGCTCAACGCGGTCGCCGCGGGCCGGCCCGACCCTCAGGCGGCGGGGGCCGGTGAGGACCCCGTCGCCCTCGCCGACGAGCAGCCGTGGCAGGTCGACGTCTTCCCGGTCCGGCGCCGGCACGCGAGCACCCTCACCGACGTCATCGCCGTCGTCGTCCGCTCGACGGACCCTGGGTCCACCCGCACCCCGGGGCGGCTCGAGCTCGTCTACCGCGAGAGCGGCACCCACCTGCTCGGCATGCTCGCCGAGGGCACGTACCCGTTCACGTCCGCCCCCACGGGACCGCGGCGCGGGGCCCCGCGCGTGGGCGACGGCCTGCTGCGCATGGACGCCGACGGCGTCGTGACGTACGCCTCGCCCAACGCGGTGTCGGCCTTCCGCCGCGTCGGGGTCGTGTCGGTGAGCGGGCGCAGCCTCGCCGAGGTCGTCACCGGGAGCCTGCAGGAGCGCGACCCGGTCGACGAGGCCCTGCCGCTGGTGGTCATGGGCCGCGCGCCGTGGCGGTGCGACCTCGAGATGCGCGGATCGGTGCTGTCTCTGCGGGCGGTGCCGCTGCTGCGCGGGTCGGCCGCGGTCCCCGACCGGGTCGGCGCGCTCGTCCTCGTCCGCGACGTCACCGAGGTCCGGCGTTCGGAGCGGGCGCTCATGACCAAGGACGAGACGATCCGCGAGATCCACCACCGGGTAAAGAACAACCTGCAGACCGTGTCGGCGCTGCTGCGCATGCAGGCGAGGCGCACGACGAGTGAGGAGGCGCGGCTGGAGCTGCGCGAGGCCGGACGGCGCATCGCCGCCATCGCAGGGGTCTACGACACGCTCGCGCACGAGGTCGACGAGTCGGTGCCCTTCGACCAGGTGGTCGACAGCGGCCTGGCCAACGCCCTCGACCTCGCGAGCGCCGACGGGCGGTCCCGCGTGCGCCTGCGGCGGGTCGGCAGCTTCGGCCGGGTGCGGGCGGCGGACGCGACGCCGCTCGTGCTCGTGCTCAACGAGCTCGTGAGCAACGTGGCGGAGCACGCCTTCGCGCCCGGGTCGGTCGACGAGCCGGTGACGGGCACGGTGTCCGTGACCGCGGACCGGGAGGGCGACCGGCTCGTCGTCCACGTCGACGACGACGGCCGCGGCATGGACCCGGACGCCCGGCCGGGACTCGGCACCCGCATCGTGGACAACCTCGTGCGGACCGAGCTGCACGGCAGCTTCACCCGCGAGGCGCGGCCCGAGGGCGGCACCCGGGTGACGCTCGACCTGCGACTGCGCTGAGCCCGTCCGGCCGGCCCGCGGGCGGGCGGTCGGACCCCCCGGACGCACGAGAGGCGCCCACCTCGTGGTGGGCGCCTCTCGCGGCGCTCGTTCCCGGTCGCAGCCGGGGCAGGGCCTCAGCCTGCGCGGCGGGCCCGGGCGGCGCGGCGCTTGAGGGCGCGGCGCTCGTCCTCGCTCATGCCGCCCCACACACCGCTGTCCTGACCGGTCTCTATCGCCCACTTCAGGCAGGTGTCCACAACGTCGCAGCGCCGGCACACGGCCTTGGCCTCCTCGATCTGCAGGATCGCAGGACCCGTGTTCCCGATCGGGAAGAACAGCTCCGGGTCCTCCTCGAGGCACGCTGCACGGTCACGCCAGTCCATCGTTCTCTCCACTTCCGCTCAACGCCCGCCCGGGGGCGCGCAGTTCCACGTCGGTGCGGGTTCCGCCGCGGGCGTCGTGCGCCTGCGCGGCGGCTGTGCTGCACCGCGGTGCCGGGGTCCCGGCTCGTTCCTGGGCGCGGGGTGCTCCTCGCGCCTGCCTGGTATTAGGCAACCACCTCGTGAACGGCTTCACAAGGGGTGGGTGCGAATTAGTTGTGCCATGTACGTCACACGCCCGTAACGCCGACGTAGTACGGCTGCCCGGGCGTCCGCTCGGCTCGTGACCGCTCGGCCCGGTGCTCGACCCCCGACGCTAGGTCCTCGTCGGTCACCGTGCCATCCGGTGGTCACTGGCCGATGACCCTCGGGGTGCCCCTGCGGCTACCGTGTCAAACGTGGAGGCCAGCAGGCGTGTTCCCCGGGCCGGTGCGGTGGTGTGCGCCGTCGTCGCCGGTGTCGAGGCTGCCGCACTGTCCGTGGGCGGCGTCCTCGCCCTGGCCGACGGGGTGCAGGGCGGCTCGCTGCCGCTCGGGCTCGCGGTCGGGGTGGTCGCGCTCGGGCTCGCCTACCTGCTCGTCCGGGTGGCCGTCGCGTCGTGGCACGGCCGGACCTGGCAGCGCGGCGTCCTCGTGACGACGCAGCTGCTCGCCGGTCTCGTCGCCCTCAGCGTCGGCTCACCCGCCCTCGCCGCGCCGCAGGACGCGCCCCGGGCCGCGCTCCTGACGGCCGTCGTCCTGCTGCTCGCGGCGGGCGGTCTCGTCGGCGTGTGGCTGACGACCCGGGGCGCGGTCGGCGCGGACGACCCGGCCTGAGAGCCGGCCCGGGCCTCAGGAGCTCCCGGCTGCTCGGCCGCCGGGCCGACGGGCTGCCCGGCCCCCGGGTCGGCCGGAGCCGGGGGCTCCTCCGGGCGTCTCAGTCGCCCGTGGCCTCGTCCTGACGAGTCATGTCGCTCCGCAGGCGGGCGAGGGTCTTCGCCAGCAGCCGGGACACGTGCATCTGGCTGATGCCGACCTCCTCGGCGATCTGCGACTGCGACATGCCGCGCACGAAGCGCAGGGCGATGATCCGCCGCTCGCGCGGCGCGAGCCTCGCCAGCACCGGACGCAGCGTCTCGCGGGTGAGGACCTCGTCGAGGGCGACGTCCTCCTCGCCGAGGGTGTCCCCGACCCCCGACTCGACGTCCAGCGGCACGGTCGACAGCGTGTAGGCGCTCTCGAGGACCTCCACCACGGTGTCGGCGTCGACCCCGGCGCGCCGGGCCACCTCCTCCACGGTGGGCGTCCGGCCGTGCTCGTGGGTGAGCGCCTCACGCGCCTGGGTCACCGTCACCTGCACCTCCTGCAGCCGGCGCGGCAGGCGCACGGTGCCGGCCCGGTCGCGGAAGTGGCGCCTGATCTCGCCGGTGATGGTGGGCACGGCGTAGCCGGCGAACGGCACGCCCCGTCCCGGCTCGTAGCGGTCCACGGCCTTGATGAGGCCGATGGTGCCGACCTGGAGCAGGTCGTCGTGCGGCTCGCCGCGGCCGGCGAAGCGTCGGGCGATGTGGTGGACGAGCGGCAGGTGCGCGGTCACCACCGCGTCGCGCAGCAGCACACGCCTCGGGTCCGCCTCGTCGAGGCCCGACAGCTCCTCGAGCAGCGGGTCCGTGTCGGGACGGCCGTTGTCGTCGACCCCCACCTCGATGCCGGCGGCGCCCGGCCGCCTCGCGCCCGCCGCCACCTCACGCACCTCGCACGCGGGTGTGGGTGAGGGAGATCCAGGAGCCGTCGTCGGCCGTGCCGCTCGCGACGTCGCCGGCCAGTGCCTCGAGCACGGCCCACGCGTAGCTCGTCTCTCCCGGCAGGCGCAGGTTGGGGCCGACCACGTGGACCGCGAGCGTGTCGTCGTCCACGGTGAAGCGCGCGCGCAGCCTCTTGTCCGGCTGTCGCAGGTGCCGGGCCCTCGGGACCGGCTGCTGGCCGGTGCCGGTTCCCGCGCCGGTGCCGGCGTCGCTGCCGGGCTCCGGGAGCAGCAGCGTGCACGCCTCGTCGACGGCGATGCGCAGGTCCTCGATCTCGTCGAGGGTGAGGTCCAGGCGCGCGCCGAGCCCGGCGCACGCGGTACGGACCACCCCGAGGTAGGCCGGGTCGGCGGGCAGGTCGAGCTCGACGACGTCCGGGTTCTCCTCGCCGGCGGGTCGATCGCGGCCGTCGCGCGGGTGCGGCGCCGGGGGGACGGGCGTCATCAGGGCCTCCAGGTCGGGTGCGACGGCGACGACGCTAGTGCGCCGAGCACACGTGTGCCCCACGCGCCACCCCCTCACACCCGGTTCGCGCTGTGCCGACCCCCGGGCCGACCCCCGGGCCGACCCCCGGGCCGGCCCCCGGACCGGTCGCCGTGCCCGTCCCGGGACCGGCCGTCCGGGCTGCCGTGCGTCGGGCTGTCGGGCGGGGCGTCCGAGCGCGTGTCGCCGACGTGCCCGTCGAGGGCCGCGGCCGGACCGGCCAGCTGCACCCGCACCGCCCGGCCGCGCTCGACGAGCAGCCCCCGGCCAGGCGTCCGCGAGCGCTGGGCCGGTGCGTCGCGGAGGCCGACCACGTCTCGGGCGTCGCCCGGCGAGGGGTGCAGCAGGACGGCCCGGCCGTGCCGGCGGACGTAGGCGGGGAGCCCGCTGTAGCGGCCCGCGAACCAGTCGCGCCCGCCCGTGACCACGACCGTCGCGCCCGGGTCGAGCCGCTCGCCCAGCGGGCCGCAGCCCTCCACCGCCCACCGCTCCACCGCGGCGAGGTCGGCGTCGTCGAGGAGGTCGACGTCGTCGACGAGGAGGAGGGACGCGGGCGCGCGCGTCCGGCCGGGTCCGGCGTCCAGGAGCCGACCCCTCCCGCCCCGGTGCAGCACGACCGCTCCGCCCAGCGTCCGGGCCTGCTCGTGCAGCGCCGCCAGGGCGGCGCTGCGGCCCGAGCCGTGAGGGCCGACCACGACCACGAGGCCGTCGAGGCGACGCTCCGTCCTCGGACCGCGCGGCCGCACGCGCAGGCCGCCTGCCGTCGCCCGCGGGGCCTGCCCCAGTACGAGCAGTCGACCGTCGGGAGCCGTGACACCCCACGGCAGCCCGTCCGGCCCTGGCGCCGGCAGCGCCGTGACAGGCAGCTCTTCCGGCAGGCGGGTCGTCGCAGCCGGCCGGCCCCGCCCTCCTCGCCCGGTGCCGGAGCCGCGGCCGGCACCCGCGGCGGCGTCCGTCACGAGTCCGACCTGCACCGCCACCGGGCGCTCGTCGAAGCCCACCGCCCACCCGCGACCGGGCAGCGCGGGCTGTGCCCGCGTACCAGGCGGCAGACCGGACAGCACGAGGTCGCCGGGGTCGGTCCCGGCCAGCACGAGGCGGCACCGGACACCCGCGGCCGCCCGTGCGGCGGCGAGGGTCCGCCCCCCCGCGAGCACGACCGCCACGTCGGCGTCGCGCAGCACGTGCAGCAGCCGGTCCGCGCTCGTCGGCTCGGCAGCGGGGTCGAGCAGCGCGTCGACGCCGTCGACGAGCAGCAGCAGCGGCGGACCCGGGCTCGCGCCCGCGCCGCCGGCACAGTCCTGCAGGACGTCGGCGACGTGGTCGGCGTCCGGGTCGTCGCCGCTCACCCGGACCACCGTCCAGCCGGGCGGCGCGCCCGCGGCCACCGCGGCGAGCGCGCTGGTGCGCCCGCTGCGGGTGGGACCGAGCACGAGCAGCGGGCCGTGGGACCGCGGCCGCCATGACAGGACGACCTGCTCCTGACGCCATGGCAGGTCCGCGAGCCCGAGCGCGAGCGAGCCGCCCAGGTGGTGCGGCTCGTCCGGGCCCGCCGGGTCGTCCCGGGCCACGCACGCGACGGCTGAGCCGTGGCCGCCGGGGAGCCCGCGGTCGGCCGCGGACCGCCGCAGGGCGTCGTGGGGGACCACCGACGGCAGGGGCGGGAGCCACGGCACCGCGGGCGGCTCCTCACCGGACGCGGCGGCCGCCTGCACGACGGCGTCGACCACGGCTGCGGCGTCGCCCCGGCGCGCGTCCGTGGCGGGGAGGGGCTCGCCCGGGCGACGCACCCACGGCGGGCGCGGGGTGGGTCGGGCGACCAGGGCCGTGCGGACCGTCAGCGACGAGCGCGCGCCGCGCACGACCGCGAGGCCGGGCGAGGTCGCCGGCAGGTGGGCCGCGTCGGCGCAGCCCACGACGTCGCGCGAGTCCTCGACGTCCTGCACCCGCAGCGCGACGCGCAGCGCGGCGTTGGCCCGGACCTCGGCGGACACGACTCCCGCCGGTCGCTGGGTGGCGAGGACGAGGTGCAGCCCGAGGGACCGGCCGGTGGCGGCGAGCCGCACGAGCCGCGGCAGCGCCTCGGGGTGGGCGTCGGCCAGGA includes:
- a CDS encoding WhiB family transcriptional regulator, producing MDWRDRAACLEEDPELFFPIGNTGPAILQIEEAKAVCRRCDVVDTCLKWAIETGQDSGVWGGMSEDERRALKRRAARARRAG
- a CDS encoding SigB/SigF/SigG family RNA polymerase sigma factor, translating into MAAGARRPGAAGIEVGVDDNGRPDTDPLLEELSGLDEADPRRVLLRDAVVTAHLPLVHHIARRFAGRGEPHDDLLQVGTIGLIKAVDRYEPGRGVPFAGYAVPTITGEIRRHFRDRAGTVRLPRRLQEVQVTVTQAREALTHEHGRTPTVEEVARRAGVDADTVVEVLESAYTLSTVPLDVESGVGDTLGEEDVALDEVLTRETLRPVLARLAPRERRIIALRFVRGMSQSQIAEEVGISQMHVSRLLAKTLARLRSDMTRQDEATGD
- a CDS encoding anti-sigma regulatory factor, translating into MTPVPPAPHPRDGRDRPAGEENPDVVELDLPADPAYLGVVRTACAGLGARLDLTLDEIEDLRIAVDEACTLLLPEPGSDAGTGAGTGTGQQPVPRARHLRQPDKRLRARFTVDDDTLAVHVVGPNLRLPGETSYAWAVLEALAGDVASGTADDGSWISLTHTRVRGA
- a CDS encoding sensor histidine kinase, with protein sequence MTTITDIVRRHADLDDADAEWLRTLVGDWQLVSDLCFADLVLWLQDRSGGWSAVAHARPSTWATVYYDDVVGTVARPGLADRLNAVAAGRPDPQAAGAGEDPVALADEQPWQVDVFPVRRRHASTLTDVIAVVVRSTDPGSTRTPGRLELVYRESGTHLLGMLAEGTYPFTSAPTGPRRGAPRVGDGLLRMDADGVVTYASPNAVSAFRRVGVVSVSGRSLAEVVTGSLQERDPVDEALPLVVMGRAPWRCDLEMRGSVLSLRAVPLLRGSAAVPDRVGALVLVRDVTEVRRSERALMTKDETIREIHHRVKNNLQTVSALLRMQARRTTSEEARLELREAGRRIAAIAGVYDTLAHEVDESVPFDQVVDSGLANALDLASADGRSRVRLRRVGSFGRVRAADATPLVLVLNELVSNVAEHAFAPGSVDEPVTGTVSVTADREGDRLVVHVDDDGRGMDPDARPGLGTRIVDNLVRTELHGSFTREARPEGGTRVTLDLRLR